Proteins encoded together in one Ipomoea triloba cultivar NCNSP0323 chromosome 4, ASM357664v1 window:
- the LOC116016013 gene encoding F-box/kelch-repeat protein At3g23880-like: MTYSSLNWIISYMSLFSITENKQSSFPKFITYDRSVSIPEGGFEFLGSCNGLFCFRAKPHQIIIWNPSSNGNLKTIPDVWQLGCLSIFGFGYDERNDDYKVVYAYNADNSDENVVLVSSFKNGTWKRIERELSSGFVNPIIAVFVSGCLNWCNNNLADSDWNWNLISFNLTTETSKAMALPSHEHGSATCISESRGFLFAGFHHKSQMEVWMMNEYGVEESWTKRVCISNLPIHHPLPRGLENTAYMAIYNSKLAIAHVSENGDILMMVGRQLKLYRPNAKRGKNFTIPYNLGYMVFSYIETLVSPAMIGL, translated from the coding sequence ATGACATATAGCAGTTTAAATTGGATTATTAGCTATATGTCCTTGTTTTCTATTACGGAAAACAAGCAATCATCATTTCCCAAGTTTATTACATACGACCGTTCAGTCTCAATCCCGGAAGGTGGTTTCGAGTTTTTGGGTTCTTGCAATGGGCTCTTTTGCTTTCGCGCTAAACCGCACCAAATAATCATTTGGAACCCTTCATCAAATGGAAACCTCAAGACAATCCCAGATGTCTGGCAGTTAGGCTGCTTGAGCATTTTTGGATTTGGGTACGATGAGCGTAATGATGACTACAAGGTTGTTTATGCTTATAATGCTGACAATAGTGATGAGAATGTGGTTTTGGTGTCTAGTTTTAAGAATGGGACAtggaaaagaattgaaagagaGCTTAGTAGTGGGTTTGTTAATCCCATAATTGCTGTGTTTGTGAGTGGTTGTCTCAACTGGTGCAACAACAACTTAGCTGACAGTGATTGGAATTGGAACCTAATTTCTTTTAACTTAACTACTGAAACTTCCAAAGCTATGGCGTTACCCAGCCATGAACATGGGTCTGCTACTTGTATAAGTGAATCAAGAGGATTTCTTTTTGCAGGTTTTCATCACAAAAGTCAAATGGAAGTTTGGATGATGAATGAGTATGGAGTTGAAGAATCTTGGACTAAACGAGTCTGCATTTCAAACTTACCAATTCATCATCCACTTCCTCGGGGTTTAGAGAACACCGCATACATGGCTATATATAATTCTAAACTCGCAATTGCACATGTTTCGGAAAATGGTGATATTCTAATGATGGTTGGGCGTCAGCTGAAGCTCTATAGGCCTAATGCTAAAAGGGGTAAGAATTTTACCATCCCCTATAATCTTGGTTATATGGTATTTAGTTACATCGAGACCCTTGTTTCACCAGCCATGATCGGTCTGTAA